One window from the genome of Gimesia aquarii encodes:
- a CDS encoding alkaline phosphatase → MKLAVSSSLSGLILLAFVTSSAAEDSDKDHIRQIQTSAIQNKKSPVAHWGFEPENYTQWSNHSLRLIPVYTFGTRGNVKGLNLSSYTGQNSPYRNEKSLAQIYGFLPTNTVNPKADYLDQTNLYEMQLAALKAGKKNIILFIFDGMDWQTTKAAALFYSGEDNYHCGRGTGFHFQDYPAAGTSQFGYMVTAPHNANTDVDVDQQTVLNPGGKNRGGYNAAKGGPTPWTPGNDKKYLIGNLKNNYGEHAYPDSANTAMSMTTGLKSYNNAINVDPTGARVPTIAHMAQQKGYSVGIVTSVPITHATPAAAYAHNVSRNDYQDLARDLVGLPSISHPDHPLPGMDVVLGGGFGTIAKTSDEKAQGKNFEPGWKYITEETLKKSDIENGGQYTVAVRTSDKKGSCGLKEATKYAIQNKTRLLGVYGVGQYSAHLPYQTANGNFQPAPGKQKAEVYSESDLKENPNLAEMTESALQVLSQNKKGFWLMVEAGDVDWANHDNNLDNAIGAVKSGDAAFKVITEWVEKNSNWDESVVILTADHGHYLHIDQPQALIPPKETTK, encoded by the coding sequence ATGAAGCTCGCTGTTTCTTCCAGCCTGTCAGGGCTGATCTTATTGGCATTTGTTACATCGAGTGCAGCAGAAGACTCGGACAAGGATCATATCAGGCAAATCCAGACGTCTGCGATTCAAAACAAGAAAAGTCCCGTCGCGCATTGGGGCTTTGAACCTGAAAACTACACACAATGGTCCAACCATTCATTACGCCTGATTCCAGTTTATACTTTTGGTACAAGAGGAAATGTCAAAGGACTCAATCTAAGTTCCTATACCGGGCAGAATAGCCCTTATCGTAATGAAAAATCGTTAGCACAAATCTATGGTTTCCTGCCAACAAATACCGTGAATCCAAAGGCAGACTATCTGGATCAGACAAATCTCTATGAAATGCAATTAGCGGCTCTCAAAGCTGGTAAGAAGAACATCATCCTCTTCATCTTTGACGGGATGGACTGGCAGACCACAAAAGCGGCTGCCCTTTTTTATTCGGGTGAAGACAACTATCACTGTGGGCGTGGTACCGGTTTTCACTTTCAAGACTATCCTGCAGCAGGTACATCACAATTTGGTTATATGGTCACAGCCCCCCATAATGCCAATACGGATGTTGACGTGGATCAGCAAACAGTTTTGAATCCGGGAGGAAAAAACAGGGGTGGTTACAATGCAGCTAAAGGAGGCCCTACTCCCTGGACGCCCGGTAATGACAAAAAGTATCTGATTGGAAATTTGAAAAACAATTACGGCGAACACGCTTATCCAGACTCTGCTAATACCGCCATGTCGATGACAACCGGCCTGAAATCATATAACAACGCCATAAACGTCGACCCCACTGGTGCTCGCGTTCCAACAATTGCCCACATGGCTCAGCAAAAAGGATACTCTGTCGGCATTGTTACGAGTGTCCCTATCACTCATGCGACTCCAGCAGCCGCCTATGCCCATAATGTCAGTCGCAATGACTATCAGGATCTGGCCAGAGACTTAGTTGGTCTGCCTTCTATTTCGCACCCTGATCATCCTCTGCCTGGAATGGATGTTGTTCTGGGAGGTGGTTTTGGCACCATTGCAAAAACTTCTGATGAGAAAGCGCAAGGAAAGAATTTTGAGCCTGGTTGGAAATACATTACCGAAGAAACATTGAAAAAATCCGATATCGAAAATGGGGGACAGTATACAGTCGCCGTACGTACTTCTGATAAAAAAGGAAGTTGTGGACTGAAAGAAGCGACAAAATACGCCATCCAAAATAAGACACGACTGTTGGGCGTGTACGGGGTAGGTCAATACTCGGCCCACTTACCCTACCAGACAGCAAATGGGAATTTTCAACCTGCTCCAGGAAAGCAGAAAGCCGAAGTTTATTCTGAATCTGATCTGAAAGAAAATCCCAATTTGGCAGAGATGACTGAATCAGCACTCCAGGTTTTGAGTCAAAATAAAAAAGGGTTTTGGTTAATGGTCGAAGCTGGCGACGTTGACTGGGCAAATCACGATAATAATCTTGATAACGCAATTGGAGCCGTCAAGAGTGGTGATGCTGCATTCAAAGTGATCACTGAATGGGTAGAAAAAAATAGTAACTGGGACGAGTCTGTTGTTATTCTCACTGCAGATCACGGCCACTATTTACATATCGACCAACCCCAGGCATTAATACCGCCAAAAGAAACAACAAAGTAA
- a CDS encoding peptidoglycan D,D-transpeptidase FtsI family protein, which translates to MRNRPGNDHLDSETDALGHSFQVDRMPGVRVFLLGFMLIIPLLAVSGRLLFIQYMNAEYFYSQFGRTTESIEPIPSRDGRIISVDGQILAIDVERFDLQAHYRWLEEPPNSRWLKKQALKSLEPIDRRNQEKVEAAKQQVLARRRQLWEDLAVVVRMNPDELKELCRKTQQRVETIIENVNQRATKVPSEIQIEESFSDSKEQSSQNHLSAIWELLNETLTKPPRRPQKERIVVREELDYHTLKSDIPREIALAISAHPERFPGINIEIATLREYPQKTIAPHEIGIRHRIDDKILAARKQRFPEGDPLDYREGDRIGKTGIERSYDRYLRGLRGLKRVVKDRQGEIVRIEIIREPKSGDDVVLTLSTQIQGQVQHLLDQALQRLQQNVDQTGSPHHVSAGGCVVVLDVRTGAIITMASAPRYDLNLLLNPSPDEWQAVLNDPKRPLFPRATQMMLPPGSTFKTLTSIALLESGKVDPDEFFSCRGYLDRPDRHRDYIYRHFGVGHHDINLTQALSQSCNVYFFQAARKIGPQTIYHWADQLGFGKPTGIDIPGERGGHLPDPKPSNEKKKSPWYPGDTLGIAIGQSRLTATPLQIARLMAVVANNGELIVPHLAQSIVPSAESSTTTRKMISYPRRYVSGIHPGTLQRVREGLINVVAHPRGTGYKTVRMKEITIAGKTGTAETGGGKNDHAWFAGFVPAERPKYAFAVVIEHGGSGSKVAGPVAKTLIQSLLQAGLLTSTQVKLQAN; encoded by the coding sequence ATGCGAAACCGGCCTGGTAATGATCACCTGGATTCAGAAACTGATGCTTTGGGGCATTCGTTTCAGGTGGATCGTATGCCTGGTGTTCGTGTTTTCCTGTTGGGATTTATGTTGATCATCCCTTTGCTAGCGGTCAGCGGACGCTTACTCTTTATTCAATATATGAATGCAGAGTACTTTTATTCTCAGTTTGGTCGGACGACAGAATCAATTGAACCGATTCCGAGTCGGGATGGACGTATTATCTCTGTCGATGGTCAAATACTGGCGATTGATGTGGAACGCTTTGACTTACAGGCACATTATCGTTGGCTTGAAGAACCACCGAATTCACGTTGGTTAAAGAAGCAGGCGTTAAAGTCGCTGGAACCAATAGATCGTCGAAATCAGGAAAAAGTAGAGGCGGCGAAACAGCAGGTTTTAGCCCGTCGTCGGCAACTCTGGGAAGATTTAGCAGTCGTTGTGCGAATGAATCCTGACGAATTGAAAGAGCTATGTCGAAAAACGCAACAACGGGTCGAGACGATTATTGAGAATGTGAACCAGAGAGCTACGAAAGTGCCATCTGAAATTCAAATAGAAGAATCGTTTTCTGATTCAAAAGAGCAAAGCAGTCAAAATCACTTGTCAGCGATCTGGGAGCTCTTGAACGAAACGTTAACCAAACCTCCACGACGTCCTCAAAAAGAACGGATTGTAGTACGTGAAGAGCTTGACTATCACACGCTCAAATCAGACATTCCACGAGAAATTGCGTTGGCTATCTCGGCACATCCAGAGCGGTTTCCTGGAATCAATATTGAAATCGCAACACTGAGAGAGTATCCACAGAAGACGATTGCCCCTCATGAGATTGGAATTCGCCATCGCATTGACGATAAGATCTTGGCAGCACGTAAACAGCGATTCCCTGAAGGCGATCCGCTTGATTATCGCGAAGGAGATCGTATTGGTAAAACAGGAATCGAACGGTCTTATGATCGTTATTTGCGCGGATTACGTGGTTTAAAACGCGTTGTTAAAGATCGTCAGGGTGAAATTGTTCGTATTGAAATTATTCGCGAGCCAAAATCGGGTGATGATGTTGTCCTTACGTTAAGCACTCAAATACAGGGACAGGTGCAGCATCTGCTTGATCAAGCCTTACAGAGATTACAACAGAATGTGGATCAAACAGGAAGTCCACATCATGTCTCTGCCGGTGGTTGTGTTGTGGTATTAGATGTCCGAACGGGGGCGATTATTACTATGGCTTCCGCACCGCGCTACGATCTGAATTTGTTATTGAATCCTTCCCCAGACGAGTGGCAGGCGGTGCTTAATGATCCAAAACGCCCTCTTTTTCCGCGGGCGACTCAGATGATGCTCCCTCCCGGATCGACATTTAAAACGTTAACCTCGATTGCGCTACTGGAGAGTGGTAAAGTTGACCCCGATGAATTTTTTAGCTGCCGAGGATATTTGGATCGACCTGATCGACATCGAGATTATATCTATCGTCATTTTGGAGTGGGGCACCATGACATTAATTTGACTCAAGCTCTAAGTCAGTCCTGCAATGTTTACTTCTTTCAAGCGGCACGAAAAATAGGACCACAAACCATTTACCATTGGGCAGACCAATTGGGATTTGGCAAACCTACGGGGATTGATATTCCTGGTGAACGTGGTGGGCATTTACCTGACCCCAAACCATCAAATGAGAAAAAGAAATCTCCCTGGTACCCTGGAGATACGTTAGGAATTGCCATCGGTCAGTCCCGTTTGACGGCCACCCCTTTACAGATTGCACGTCTAATGGCCGTTGTCGCCAATAATGGTGAACTGATCGTACCGCATTTAGCACAAAGTATCGTTCCTTCCGCTGAATCTTCTACTACAACACGCAAGATGATCTCTTATCCAAGACGTTATGTGAGTGGTATTCATCCCGGAACGTTACAGCGTGTGCGTGAAGGCCTGATCAATGTTGTTGCGCATCCTCGAGGAACTGGTTATAAAACCGTGCGGATGAAAGAGATTACTATTGCTGGCAAAACGGGGACCGCAGAGACCGGAGGTGGAAAAAATGATCACGCATGGTTTGCTGGTTTTGTACCAGCAGAGCGACCGAAGTACGCATTTGCGGTTGTGATTGAGCATGGTGGTTCAGGAAGCAAAGTTGCTGGACCAGTTGCCAAAACACTGATTCAATCGTTACTCCAGGCTGGCTTATTGACTTCAACGCAAGTGAAGCTACAAGCGAACTGA
- the mreD gene encoding rod shape-determining protein MreD translates to MKFFCLLLLCYFLLIVQISFVPDAIMAGSRPNLILLILCFGLFWHRDTKIFLWAIIVGLICETFDSSIPGMGILLLTCLSWIAYRIQTHFEIRSLLSRFILIAVTAFLFDGFFRVLNQWDAKVLSDLSTLAQQSAGNALYTAVVGASLLMAFNTIWRFIPVGLQQNLGNKTVYNSRFTH, encoded by the coding sequence GTGAAATTTTTCTGTTTATTATTGCTTTGCTATTTCTTATTGATTGTCCAGATTAGTTTTGTCCCTGATGCAATTATGGCAGGTAGCCGACCTAACCTTATTCTGCTTATATTATGTTTCGGATTGTTTTGGCATCGTGATACAAAAATTTTCCTTTGGGCGATCATTGTAGGACTCATCTGTGAAACCTTCGATTCTTCAATTCCTGGCATGGGGATTCTACTTTTGACCTGCTTGAGCTGGATCGCGTATCGAATTCAAACTCATTTTGAAATTCGTTCGCTGTTGAGCCGCTTTATCTTGATAGCAGTAACAGCCTTCCTCTTCGATGGTTTCTTTCGAGTCCTGAATCAATGGGATGCTAAAGTGCTATCTGACTTGAGTACATTGGCGCAACAATCAGCCGGCAATGCCTTGTATACGGCTGTGGTGGGCGCTAGTTTGCTGATGGCGTTTAACACGATTTGGAGATTCATCCCTGTTGGCCTACAGCAGAATTTGGGAAACAAAACGGTTTATAATTCCCGATTTACACATTGA
- a CDS encoding rod shape-determining protein MreC produces MKRETRSSEIKLVLFAILTSVCLYVIPTDYSDRVFNLIRDAAKPGLVLAQQFKGWQHQSDQKLQQQSLVKKLEAELSEKAFEIRRLELHALQLSDQLQTLKQTGVPSYQAQSEEDLLIPDLVEAQLLGESAIALLKEGRLLNQGREQGVTESSFVLQSDLPLIDLGEKQGIKIGYSLYAGQAVIGKISEVGHWISSFIPISSVKYRGSARIARKTKDGLQLGTDGILVGIGEGKCQLLQIPPTESIQVGQEVYTGEVDRELPLSMQSALRQPMYYGRVIEAELPRGAPYWKIIVKPVVELSEIKQVNVLRQIINPRRMLTN; encoded by the coding sequence ATGAAACGTGAGACGCGCTCATCGGAGATTAAACTCGTTTTGTTTGCGATTTTGACAAGTGTGTGTCTTTACGTAATTCCGACTGACTATTCAGATCGTGTATTCAATTTAATTCGCGATGCCGCCAAACCAGGATTAGTGCTGGCCCAACAGTTCAAAGGATGGCAGCATCAATCAGACCAGAAACTTCAACAGCAGTCGCTCGTAAAAAAACTTGAAGCAGAATTATCTGAAAAAGCTTTCGAAATCAGACGTCTCGAATTACATGCGCTGCAGTTATCTGACCAGCTACAAACATTAAAACAAACGGGCGTTCCCTCTTATCAGGCACAGTCTGAAGAAGATCTACTCATACCTGATCTAGTTGAAGCACAATTACTTGGTGAGTCAGCTATCGCATTATTGAAAGAAGGTCGATTACTCAATCAGGGACGGGAGCAGGGGGTCACTGAATCGTCTTTTGTGTTGCAGTCTGATTTACCGTTGATTGATCTGGGAGAGAAGCAGGGAATCAAAATTGGTTATTCACTATATGCCGGGCAGGCTGTGATCGGAAAAATTAGTGAGGTAGGGCACTGGATTAGCAGCTTTATTCCCATTTCTTCAGTTAAATATCGAGGGTCGGCGCGAATCGCTCGAAAGACAAAAGACGGTTTACAGTTGGGAACAGATGGGATTTTAGTGGGAATCGGTGAAGGGAAGTGTCAGTTGTTACAGATACCTCCCACGGAATCAATTCAGGTGGGACAAGAAGTTTACACGGGGGAAGTTGACCGTGAACTCCCACTGAGCATGCAATCGGCTTTAAGACAGCCCATGTATTACGGTCGCGTGATTGAAGCTGAACTTCCCAGAGGCGCCCCTTATTGGAAGATCATCGTCAAGCCTGTTGTCGAACTTTCTGAGATCAAGCAAGTTAATGTACTGAGACAAATTATTAATCCTCGGCGAATGCTGACGAATTGA
- a CDS encoding rod shape-determining protein, translating into MLHRLRQWLCPDLAIDLGTANTIVAIQGEGIALDEPSVVALHKGSRKILGKGTAVGKLAKQMLGRTPDSIIAVRPLKEGVITDFELCESMLRYFIHKARHHSRGLRPRVVIAVPGSITPVEKRAVFNSAERAGAGRVYLIEESKAAGIGAGLPISEPMASMVCDIGGGTSEVAIMSLGDTVVSNSVRIGGDRCDEAIVEYMKQHFSLRIGVQTAEDLKMELGSAYPLEQELTGEVKGLDTISSIPRKAIVTSEELRDALHGPLEAILNCCKQTIEQCKPELVADLADNGMVLTGGGALLRGLEYYMSEQLGIPVRIDEDPLRTVARGTAICLEHLGQWRHAFDNGEGDF; encoded by the coding sequence ATGCTGCACCGTTTACGTCAATGGCTCTGTCCTGATCTGGCGATAGATCTGGGAACCGCAAATACCATTGTGGCTATCCAGGGTGAGGGGATTGCGCTTGATGAACCTTCGGTTGTCGCGCTGCATAAGGGAAGCCGTAAAATTCTGGGAAAAGGAACAGCTGTTGGCAAATTGGCCAAACAAATGCTGGGCCGCACGCCAGATAGTATTATTGCAGTCCGTCCTCTCAAAGAAGGAGTGATCACAGACTTTGAACTCTGTGAGTCGATGTTGCGCTATTTCATCCACAAGGCCCGTCACCATTCGCGCGGACTGCGACCACGGGTTGTGATTGCTGTACCCGGGAGCATCACACCAGTCGAGAAACGAGCTGTATTTAACAGTGCAGAGCGCGCTGGAGCAGGCCGTGTGTATCTGATCGAAGAATCAAAGGCGGCTGGGATTGGTGCGGGGTTACCGATTTCAGAACCGATGGCGAGTATGGTTTGCGACATTGGGGGAGGGACCAGTGAAGTCGCTATTATGAGTTTGGGGGATACGGTAGTCAGTAATTCTGTACGCATTGGTGGTGATAGATGCGATGAAGCGATAGTGGAATATATGAAGCAGCACTTTTCACTGCGTATTGGAGTTCAGACGGCAGAAGATCTCAAAATGGAATTAGGCAGTGCATATCCTTTGGAACAGGAATTGACAGGAGAAGTCAAAGGCCTGGATACGATTAGCAGTATTCCCCGCAAAGCCATAGTGACCAGCGAAGAACTCCGCGATGCATTGCATGGACCTCTCGAAGCAATTTTAAACTGTTGCAAGCAAACGATCGAACAGTGCAAGCCAGAGCTTGTAGCGGATCTCGCAGACAACGGGATGGTTTTAACGGGAGGTGGCGCATTGTTGCGAGGGCTCGAATATTATATGAGCGAACAACTGGGAATTCCGGTACGCATAGATGAAGATCCGCTTCGTACGGTGGCACGGGGAACTGCAATTTGTCTGGAGCATCTGGGGCAATGGAGGCATGCTTTCGACAATGGTGAAGGCGATTTTTAA
- a CDS encoding CPBP family intramembrane glutamic endopeptidase: MNKLPMFNSDDEEELEETFVQEQQFFILGGSLFSIGFILIAFALGWLLGVSPIQYLNWSWSDLIIGVLGALPLFLFFLFACRVQIKAFQQIKQFLLAELGPRIEKGSILELFILSIFIGLGEEMLFRGVLQAWATQYGVVVAIIFTNVLFGIVHSVTRLYVIIATLMGVYLSLLLVTFSPQNLLIPIVTHTIYDFLCFLYIIRIYRQQVTTDQSGA; this comes from the coding sequence GTGAACAAACTTCCCATGTTTAATTCGGATGACGAAGAAGAATTAGAAGAAACCTTTGTGCAAGAACAACAATTCTTCATCCTGGGAGGTTCTCTCTTTTCCATTGGATTTATCCTGATTGCATTCGCATTAGGCTGGTTGCTAGGCGTGAGTCCCATTCAGTATCTTAACTGGAGTTGGTCCGACCTAATAATTGGCGTCCTGGGAGCCTTGCCTCTGTTTCTGTTTTTTCTCTTTGCTTGTCGTGTTCAGATTAAAGCGTTTCAACAAATCAAGCAATTCCTGCTTGCCGAGTTGGGGCCCCGCATAGAAAAAGGCTCGATTTTAGAGTTGTTCATTCTCTCAATCTTCATCGGCCTGGGAGAAGAGATGTTGTTTCGTGGAGTCTTACAAGCATGGGCGACTCAATATGGAGTCGTAGTCGCGATCATTTTTACGAATGTGCTATTTGGTATCGTGCATTCCGTCACGCGGCTGTATGTCATTATCGCAACTTTGATGGGTGTTTATTTAAGTCTGCTGCTCGTCACTTTTTCTCCACAAAATCTACTGATCCCAATTGTGACACACACGATTTATGATTTCCTGTGTTTCTTATACATCATCCGTATTTACCGTCAGCAAGTCACGACCGATCAGTCGGGAGCCTAG
- a CDS encoding TlpA family protein disulfide reductase, producing MRLVIQTKIVAITLLLLNVVHADDVNIKKSPESKPFLTIQLVDERGKPVAGAQTGMSAIIKGYDSENGVDWNFGKFELKSDSDGIIQFRDPDKYRGMIYARHAERCLVAVKRTDLLKTKELPLVLTMYPECHVTWRIKSNQLNQVGKKIGQVRGLSASEDMICQWCYETGSTLHFFLPPGRFTLVGAGENISPVEKTIVINKGQEEFDAGITDANAKKWIILEGKPAPEITDVREWKNGSPVKISQLRGKVVILEFWGWWCGPCIYYGIPELFKIRDEFSSEELAIIGIHTPYGESDEVTSIKELNAKLTQVRKNVWNGKDLGFPVALTRFRKLQYSPGGEPIANSKMSVDYGINSFPSTIVIDRKGNIVGKFSLRVKNDRDKLRQLIKEK from the coding sequence ATGCGATTAGTAATTCAAACGAAAATAGTGGCAATAACATTGCTTTTGTTAAATGTGGTTCATGCGGACGATGTAAATATAAAGAAGTCACCAGAAAGCAAACCATTTCTTACGATACAACTGGTCGATGAGCGTGGTAAGCCTGTCGCTGGTGCACAGACGGGGATGTCCGCCATCATTAAAGGTTATGATAGTGAGAATGGCGTTGATTGGAATTTTGGAAAATTTGAGCTCAAGTCAGATTCTGATGGCATCATTCAATTCCGAGATCCCGACAAATATCGCGGAATGATATACGCCCGACACGCCGAAAGATGTCTTGTTGCTGTGAAACGCACGGATCTCTTAAAGACAAAAGAACTGCCACTTGTTTTAACAATGTATCCCGAATGCCATGTTACTTGGCGAATAAAAAGTAATCAACTAAATCAGGTTGGCAAAAAGATCGGTCAGGTTCGAGGGCTTAGCGCTTCTGAAGACATGATTTGCCAATGGTGTTACGAGACAGGTTCGACACTTCATTTCTTCTTGCCTCCGGGCAGGTTCACATTGGTCGGAGCGGGAGAAAATATTAGCCCAGTTGAAAAAACGATTGTCATCAATAAGGGACAAGAAGAATTCGATGCGGGGATAACGGATGCCAATGCCAAGAAATGGATTATTCTGGAAGGTAAGCCCGCACCAGAGATTACCGATGTACGAGAATGGAAAAACGGGTCTCCTGTCAAAATATCCCAGTTACGCGGCAAAGTCGTCATTTTGGAATTCTGGGGATGGTGGTGTGGTCCTTGTATTTATTATGGCATTCCGGAACTCTTCAAGATCAGAGACGAGTTTTCAAGTGAAGAACTGGCGATTATTGGCATCCATACACCCTATGGTGAAAGTGACGAAGTGACATCGATCAAAGAATTGAATGCAAAACTAACCCAAGTCCGAAAGAATGTGTGGAATGGCAAGGACCTCGGTTTTCCAGTTGCACTCACACGTTTTCGAAAATTGCAATACTCTCCTGGTGGAGAGCCGATAGCAAATTCGAAGATGAGTGTTGACTACGGTATCAATAGCTTCCCGAGTACGATTGTGATCGATCGAAAAGGCAACATTGTGGGAAAATTCAGTCTGAGAGTAAAAAATGATCGCGACAAACTGAGGCAACTGATTAAGGAAAAATAG
- a CDS encoding CehA/McbA family metallohydrolase produces the protein MTSPQSFLSLLVVSFFGLILQPQFAQSQENAKFQKIETPAIGAINPRLAPDGQSMVFSWKGSLWINPLPDGPLQQLTFDAAYDIEPTWSIDGKQIAYIHSPPFTTGLLKIINVDTKTAVRLPKIVIARGKLYFHPDGSQILGNFYLPSKKMGLSWFHLKTGELSPLHSPPQLIRWLSLSGDGTTIAYATTKDVFGQQTGNNGPQADLWQIPAMGGQPQKIIEFPSRIYDLAWIGKKRELLVVSELGGVHNDLWRVPLDDPHRLMKKLTFGQADEDAPSTDLKGHRVLYTDNHKGLTQLVLRDLESDNQKVVRYIRPTVKKLRLSTIDELTKKPITTRVVIKSDKGQYFTPLDALYRVSIRGFDCFFYCRGECEVDLPSGTYHVTVQRGFEYRPVHQKITIDADETHKSITLKRWINQPAKGWYSGENHIHANYGYGHWYNQPKNVLAQCAGEDLNICNLVVANSDTDAVFDREFFRGRPDRLSTQETILYWNQEFRSTFWGHMTLVNLKQLVEPIFTGFKDTTNPWDVPTNSDIALETHRHHGHSNYTHPFRHLEDPYKGPYSAKGIPVDVALGHIDSLDINSGYPTPLSTWYQFLNCGFQLPASAGTDCFLNRIRSRYPGQDRVYVNIDGPLEYQKWISGLRAGRSFVTNGPMIEFKVNNKLAGAVIKLTQADTIQVNALGTSQFPLEQGELILNGKVISKTKPNAKGQLVFDEPIKVDQSGWIAFRVSGPKHEDHHAHKLYAHSNPVYLQVANQSFDAAVDAEFFLAWIDRLEMELHQRNRIPTHEQHEHVHKQLNAARAVYQKMISN, from the coding sequence ATGACCTCACCGCAAAGTTTTCTATCTCTTCTTGTTGTCAGCTTCTTTGGCCTGATTCTCCAACCACAATTTGCACAATCACAAGAAAACGCTAAGTTTCAAAAAATAGAAACACCAGCGATTGGTGCTATCAACCCCCGACTTGCCCCTGATGGACAATCAATGGTTTTTTCCTGGAAGGGATCTCTCTGGATTAATCCTCTGCCAGATGGCCCATTGCAACAATTAACATTCGATGCCGCTTATGACATCGAGCCAACCTGGTCCATTGATGGGAAACAGATCGCGTATATCCATAGTCCTCCGTTTACGACAGGCTTATTAAAGATCATCAATGTGGATACCAAAACGGCCGTTCGCTTACCTAAAATAGTTATCGCGCGCGGAAAACTTTACTTTCATCCAGATGGTTCCCAGATTCTGGGAAATTTTTACTTACCTTCGAAAAAGATGGGATTGAGTTGGTTTCATTTAAAAACTGGCGAATTAAGTCCTCTGCATTCTCCGCCACAATTGATCAGATGGCTTTCACTTTCCGGAGATGGGACAACAATTGCTTATGCAACTACTAAGGATGTCTTTGGCCAACAAACGGGTAATAACGGCCCACAGGCAGACCTCTGGCAAATTCCGGCAATGGGTGGCCAACCTCAAAAAATCATCGAATTTCCCAGTCGCATTTATGACCTCGCCTGGATTGGGAAGAAGCGAGAACTACTTGTAGTGTCAGAGCTAGGTGGCGTACACAACGATCTCTGGCGAGTCCCTCTCGACGATCCTCACCGGCTCATGAAAAAATTGACTTTCGGTCAAGCAGACGAAGATGCTCCATCGACCGATCTAAAGGGACATCGTGTTCTCTATACCGATAATCATAAAGGACTCACTCAACTTGTCTTGCGAGACCTGGAATCCGACAATCAAAAAGTTGTACGTTATATCAGACCAACGGTTAAAAAACTTCGACTTTCTACCATCGATGAGCTCACGAAAAAGCCCATCACCACGCGTGTAGTCATCAAATCAGACAAAGGACAATACTTTACCCCCCTTGATGCACTCTACCGCGTTTCGATACGTGGTTTTGATTGCTTTTTCTATTGTCGTGGAGAATGTGAGGTCGATTTACCTTCGGGAACTTATCACGTAACGGTGCAACGAGGATTTGAATATCGTCCGGTTCATCAAAAAATCACAATCGATGCTGATGAGACTCACAAATCAATTACTTTAAAACGATGGATCAATCAACCTGCAAAAGGCTGGTATAGCGGTGAAAACCATATTCACGCCAATTATGGGTACGGACACTGGTATAACCAGCCGAAAAATGTTCTGGCACAGTGTGCGGGAGAAGATCTGAATATCTGCAATTTAGTTGTCGCCAACTCTGATACTGATGCAGTCTTCGATCGAGAGTTCTTCCGCGGACGTCCTGACCGTCTCTCGACACAAGAAACGATTTTGTATTGGAATCAGGAATTCCGCAGCACATTCTGGGGACATATGACACTCGTTAATTTGAAACAACTGGTTGAACCCATCTTCACCGGTTTTAAGGATACGACAAACCCCTGGGATGTACCCACCAATAGTGATATCGCTTTGGAAACCCACCGCCATCACGGACATTCGAACTATACACATCCCTTTCGGCATCTTGAAGATCCATACAAAGGCCCCTATTCAGCGAAAGGAATTCCCGTTGATGTTGCATTGGGTCATATCGATTCACTTGATATTAACTCTGGTTATCCGACTCCCCTGAGCACCTGGTATCAATTTCTAAACTGCGGATTTCAACTACCGGCTTCTGCAGGAACGGACTGTTTTTTGAATCGGATCCGCAGTCGCTATCCTGGACAGGACCGTGTTTATGTCAACATTGATGGCCCACTTGAATATCAAAAATGGATCTCTGGATTGCGTGCTGGCCGCTCTTTTGTCACCAATGGCCCCATGATTGAATTCAAAGTCAACAATAAGCTGGCCGGGGCAGTGATTAAATTGACGCAGGCAGACACGATTCAAGTTAACGCATTAGGCACTTCCCAGTTTCCTCTAGAACAGGGGGAATTGATTCTAAATGGAAAGGTTATTTCAAAGACGAAGCCAAACGCCAAAGGACAACTCGTATTCGATGAACCGATCAAAGTTGACCAAAGTGGCTGGATTGCATTTCGAGTATCAGGACCTAAACATGAAGACCATCACGCCCATAAGCTCTATGCGCATTCTAATCCCGTCTATTTGCAGGTCGCAAATCAATCCTTTGATGCAGCAGTCGATGCAGAGTTTTTTCTCGCCTGGATTGATCGCCTGGAAATGGAGTTACATCAACGGAACCGTATACCGACTCACGAGCAACATGAACATGTTCACAAGCAACTCAATGCAGCTCGTGCCGTTTATCAAAAAATGATCTCAAACTAG